The following proteins are encoded in a genomic region of Nycticebus coucang isolate mNycCou1 chromosome 17, mNycCou1.pri, whole genome shotgun sequence:
- the LOC128568771 gene encoding peroxisomal bifunctional enzyme-like — translation MAEYTRLHNYLALIRLRNPPVNTISAGILHSIKEGLQKAKKDQTVKAIVICGNEGKFSAGADIRTFNRPRTSGIELGPMVDDIQRNEKPVVAAIQGVALGGGLELALGCHYRIAHAEAYFAFPEVTLGVLPGARGTQLLPRLIGVPAALDLIVSGRFILADEALKLGLLDKVVNSDPVEEAIKFVQRVLDQPLESRRLYNKPIPSLPNMDTIFSEAFLQA, via the coding sequence ATGGCTGAGTATACGCGGCTGCACAACTACCTGGCGTTGATTCGCCTCCGAAACCCGCCGGTCAACACGATCAGTGCCGGTATACTCCACAGTATAAAAGAGGGACTACAAAAAGCTAAAAAAGACCAGACAGTAAAAGCTATTGTGATTTGTGGAAATGAAGGCAAATTCTCTGCAGGTGCTGATATCCGTACCTTCAACAGACCTAGGACCTCTGGTATTGAGCTGGGACCTATGGTAGATGACATACAGAGAAATGAGAAGCCCGTGGTAGCAGCTATCCAAGGCGTGGCTTTAGGAGGGGGTCTAGAGCTGGCTCTAGGCTGCCACTACAGGATTGCCCATGCAGAGGCTTATTTTGCCTTCCCAGAAGTCACACTAGGAGTTCTTCCTGGGGCAAGAGGAACACAGCTTCTTCCCAGACTCATTGGAGTTCCTGCTGCACTGGATTTAATAGTTTCAGGAAGATTTATTTTGGCAGATGAAGCACTCAAGTTGGGTCTTCTAGATAAAGTTGTCAACTCAGACCCGGTTGAAGAAGCAATCAAATTTGTTCAGAGAGTTTTAGATCAACCTCTAGAATCCCGTAGACTCTACAACAAGCCAATTCCAAGCTTGCCCAACATGGACACCATTTTCAGTGAGGCCTTCTTGCAGGCTTAG
- the LOC128568770 gene encoding peroxisomal bifunctional enzyme-like, whose product MGRGIVTTFAKANIPVIAVESDKKQLETANKIITSILEKEASKMQQSGQSWSGPKPRLTTSMKELGGVDLVIEAVFEEMNLKKRVFAALSAVCKPEAFLCTNTSALDIDEIASSTNRPHLVIGTHFFSPAHVMKLLEVIPSRYTSPTTIATVMSLSKKIKKFGVVVGNCFGFVGNRMLNPYYNQTYFLLEEGSKPEEIDQVLEEFGFKMGPFRVSDLAGLDVGWNSRKGQGLTGPMLSPETPARKRGNRRYCPIPDMLCELGRFGQKTGKGWYQYDKPLGRICEPDPWISKFLSQYRETYHIEPRIISRDEILERCLYSLINEAFHILGEGIAASPVHIDVIYLHGYGWPRHKGGPMFYASTVGLPTILEKLQIYYRQNPDIPQLEPSDYLKKLASHGNPPLNEWQSLAGTPSSKL is encoded by the coding sequence ATGGGCCGAGGCATTGTCACTACCTTTGCAAAGGCCAACATTCCCGTGATTGCTGTAGAATCAGACAAAAAACAGCTAGAAACTGCGAACAAGATAATAACTTCCATATTGGAAAAGGAAGCATCCAAAATGCAACAGAGTGGTCAATCTTGGTCAGGACCAAAACCCAGATTAACTACATCTATGAAGGAGCTTGGTGGTGTAGATTTAGTCATTGAAGCCGTGTTTGAGGAAATGAACCTGAAGAAGCGTGTCTTTGCAGCACTGTCAGCTGTGTGCAAGCCAGAAGCTTTTTTGTGCACCAATACTTCAGCCCTGGACATTGATGAGATTGCTTCTTCCACTAATCGTCCTCACTTGGTCATTGGCACCCACTTCTTCTCACCAGCTCATGTCATGAAGTTGTTAGAGGTTATTCCCAGTCGATACACTTCTCCCACTACAATTGCCACTGTTATGTCATTATCAAAGAAGATTAAAAAGTTTGGAGTAGTTGTAGGCAACTGTTTTGGATTTGTGGGGAATCGAATGTTGAATCCTTATTACAATCAGACATATTTCTTATTAGAAGAAGGCAGTAAGCCAGAGGAGATAGATCAAGTGCTGGAAGAATTTGGTTTTAAAATGGGGCCTTTTAGAGTGTCTGACCTTGCTGGGTTGGATGTGGGTTGGAATTCTCGAAAGGGGCAAGGTCTTACTGGACCTATGTTGTCCCCAGAAACTCCTGCCCGAAAGAGGGGCAACCGTCGATATTGTCCAATTCCTGATATGCTCTGTGAATTAGGACGATTTGGCCAGAAGACAGGTAAGGGATGGTATCAATATGATAAGCCATTAGGTAGGATTTGTGAACCTGATCCCTGGATTTCCAAATTTCTATCACAGTACAGAGAAACCTATCACATTGAACCACGTATCATTAGCCGGGATGAGATCCTTGAGCGCTGCTTATATTCACTTATCAATGAAGCATTCCATATCTTGGGAGAAGGGATAGCTGCTAGCCCAGTACACATTGATGTTATCTACTTACATGGGTATGGATGGCCCAGGCACAAAGGTGGACCTATGTTCTATGCTTCCACAGTTGGGCTGCCCACAATTCTAGAGAAGTTACAGATATATTACAGACAGAATCCTGATATTCCCCAACTGGAGCCCAGTGACTACCTAAAAAAACTAGCTTCCCATGGAAACCCTCCACTGAACGAATGGCAAAGCTTGGCAGGCACCCCCAGCAGTAAATTGTAA